In one window of Cytophagaceae bacterium ABcell3 DNA:
- a CDS encoding S8 family serine peptidase translates to MKKVILLYSLILCFYSSSAFSQDKFWIEFKDKNIESKDYRKYISEKTAENRRKAGLPVFQYSDVPVNTAYLDSLSVYDIPVHAKSKWLNSVSSTLTAEQLEQVKGFSFVDTIYGISSDIKIASTNLDADPASYAIAMEQMNAEAFRNKGLTGKGVDIGVIDAGFYRAYSDKSLLHIMNEEKIVAQRDFIDPSRTDIVTQAATDADYHGAMVLKMIAGYDEKNNFQSGMAINANYYLARTEDGDREHRGEEDQWIQAMEWMDSLGVKLINTSLGYSTKMDDPDDNYKQEEMDGKTARITRAAQIAAMEKGVFLVVSAGNEGNADWRIISAPADAEGVLSVGATKKTVWGRIGYSSIGPDFLPYMKPNVSCFSPNGTSFSAPAITGFVACLMEEAPDMSSQDLKKIVEKSAHLYPYGNNHIGYGVPLADRALTLLESDDHDFGTVSEKFLNGKDKYKIKAKRKYLKDALVFHKSNGHVVVKEKMLKGGNKKKMSEAEEIYIELGLISEDDSKETEGMNERQKRRYERKKKRKANRTKKVMLDKPEGVERSTIVIDNQVIEVFWDQKKNTK, encoded by the coding sequence ATGAAAAAAGTTATTCTGCTGTATAGTTTAATACTATGTTTTTATTCCTCCTCTGCTTTTTCACAGGATAAATTCTGGATTGAATTCAAAGATAAAAATATAGAAAGTAAAGATTATAGGAAATATATTAGTGAAAAGACTGCCGAAAACCGCCGAAAAGCAGGGTTGCCGGTGTTTCAATACTCTGATGTGCCTGTAAACACTGCTTACCTTGACAGTTTGTCAGTATATGATATTCCTGTTCACGCCAAGTCTAAGTGGTTGAATTCCGTATCTTCTACACTTACCGCTGAGCAGTTAGAGCAGGTTAAGGGTTTTTCTTTTGTCGACACAATCTATGGAATTTCTTCTGACATTAAAATCGCTTCAACAAACCTTGATGCAGATCCAGCTTCCTATGCCATTGCCATGGAGCAGATGAATGCGGAAGCTTTTAGAAACAAAGGCCTGACCGGTAAAGGTGTAGACATTGGGGTAATTGATGCAGGTTTTTATAGAGCATATTCTGACAAGTCTTTGCTACATATAATGAATGAGGAGAAAATAGTAGCTCAAAGAGACTTTATCGACCCATCGAGAACGGATATTGTGACTCAGGCAGCTACAGATGCCGATTATCACGGCGCGATGGTTTTGAAGATGATAGCTGGTTATGATGAAAAAAATAATTTCCAGAGCGGTATGGCCATCAATGCCAATTATTATCTGGCTCGTACAGAAGACGGGGACAGAGAACATAGGGGAGAAGAGGACCAATGGATTCAAGCAATGGAGTGGATGGACAGCCTAGGGGTTAAGTTGATCAACACTTCTTTGGGTTATTCTACCAAAATGGATGATCCTGATGATAATTATAAACAAGAGGAAATGGACGGTAAGACCGCAAGAATCACCAGGGCTGCGCAAATTGCAGCTATGGAAAAAGGTGTTTTCCTTGTAGTTTCTGCCGGAAATGAAGGCAATGCAGACTGGAGAATCATTTCGGCCCCGGCTGATGCAGAGGGGGTGCTTTCTGTAGGTGCTACTAAAAAGACTGTTTGGGGCAGGATCGGATATAGCAGTATCGGACCTGATTTTTTGCCTTACATGAAACCTAATGTTTCTTGTTTCTCACCAAATGGAACTTCTTTTTCTGCGCCGGCCATTACGGGTTTTGTTGCCTGCCTTATGGAAGAAGCACCGGACATGAGCAGTCAGGACTTGAAAAAAATTGTTGAAAAAAGTGCGCACCTTTATCCTTATGGCAATAATCACATCGGGTATGGAGTGCCTCTTGCTGATAGGGCGCTAACTTTACTGGAAAGTGATGATCATGACTTCGGTACTGTATCTGAAAAGTTTCTAAATGGAAAAGATAAGTACAAAATTAAAGCTAAGCGTAAGTATCTTAAGGACGCACTGGTATTCCATAAAAGCAATGGTCATGTGGTGGTAAAAGAGAAAATGCTCAAAGGCGGGAATAAGAAGAAAATGAGCGAGGCTGAAGAAATATACATAGAGCTTGGCCTTATCTCCGAAGATGACAGTAAAGAAACAGAAGGGATGAATGAGCGTCAGAAGCGTAGGTACGAAAGAAAGAAGAAGCGTAAAGCCAACCGCACTAAAAAAGTGATGCTTGATAAACCAGAAGGTGTGGAAAGAAGCACCATCGTTATAGATAATCAGGTAATAGAAGTCTTCTGGGACCAAAAAAAGAACACGAAGTAA
- a CDS encoding glycosyltransferase family 1 protein, with protein MKIAFDAKRAFNNVTGLGNYSRYIINALLEFYPQKEYLFFTPSQGISKESVIRHQGNYKVCGPESFLHKQVPGLWRASFVVEDLKECEPDIFHGLSNELPIGINKVKLGKVVTVHDLIFLRFPSLYNSIDRYIYRKKFFSACKVSDKIIAISQQTKEDLVDFFRIGEEKIEINYQDCLAVFHETVAPEQIAEVKKKFNLPENYVLSVGTLEPRKNHLNILKALSILKEADRPYVVIAGKATDYKKELESYIAAHNLGDYVNIVEYVSFRFLPALYQGASLFIYPSIFEGFGIPLLEALNSRVPVISSKGSCFSEAGGPDSVYTDPQSPEELAVAIQNILTDEGKQQKMKENGYAHALKFRKENTIPQLVKIYQNLL; from the coding sequence ATGAAAATAGCATTTGATGCCAAAAGGGCATTTAATAATGTTACCGGCTTGGGAAACTACAGCCGGTACATTATTAATGCCCTTCTTGAGTTTTATCCTCAGAAAGAATATTTGTTTTTTACACCCTCTCAAGGAATTAGTAAAGAAAGTGTCATTCGGCATCAGGGAAATTACAAGGTTTGCGGCCCTGAATCTTTTTTGCATAAGCAGGTCCCTGGTTTATGGAGGGCTTCCTTTGTCGTGGAGGACTTGAAGGAGTGTGAACCTGATATTTTTCACGGCTTGAGCAACGAGCTCCCCATAGGTATCAACAAGGTAAAGTTGGGCAAGGTGGTTACCGTGCATGATCTGATATTCTTGAGGTTTCCTTCACTCTACAATAGCATTGATAGGTATATTTACCGAAAAAAATTCTTCAGCGCTTGCAAGGTTTCTGACAAGATTATAGCCATTAGCCAGCAAACGAAAGAGGACCTAGTAGACTTTTTTCGCATTGGTGAAGAAAAGATTGAAATCAATTATCAGGATTGCTTAGCTGTTTTTCATGAAACTGTCGCACCGGAACAAATAGCTGAGGTTAAAAAAAAGTTTAACCTTCCTGAAAACTATGTGCTTTCAGTAGGAACCTTGGAGCCTCGAAAAAACCACCTGAACATATTGAAAGCTTTAAGTATCTTAAAGGAGGCAGATCGCCCTTATGTGGTCATTGCCGGAAAGGCAACTGATTATAAAAAGGAACTTGAATCTTATATAGCAGCGCACAACCTTGGAGACTATGTAAATATCGTTGAGTATGTGTCTTTTCGTTTTTTGCCTGCCCTTTACCAAGGTGCATCCTTATTTATTTACCCTTCCATTTTTGAGGGTTTTGGCATACCTTTACTGGAAGCATTGAACAGCAGGGTGCCTGTTATCAGTAGCAAAGGCTCATGCTTTTCCGAAGCAGGAGGGCCTGACTCTGTTTATACAGACCCTCAAAGCCCTGAAGAGTTGGCGGTTGCTATTCAAAATATCTTGACAGATGAAGGGAAGCAGCAGAAAATGAAAGAAAACGGGTATGCTCATGCATTAAAATTTCGAAAGGAAAATACAATTCCTCAATTAGTAAAAATATATCAAAATCTACTTTAA
- a CDS encoding pitrilysin family protein: MEYDIVELGNGIRIVHRQVTHTKIAHCGFILDVGSRDELEGEEGLAHFWEHMVFKGTVKRKAHHIINRLEIVGGELNAYTTKEKICFYASVLDNHYEKALELLKDITFDSVFPAKEIEKEKGVILEEMAMYLDTPEDAILDEYESLLFGGHPLGVNILGTEESVKSFKQEDFHKFVKRNLNTNRIIFSSVGNFPISKVKRMAEKYLKDIPEFSGVPQRKKFDHYKPGHVQVNKPLAQAHCMIGNIAYALQDERRLPFFMLINILGGPGMNARLNMSLREKYGYVYNIEASYTPFTDTGFFGIYFGTEPKQLQKSIDLTLKELRKMREKPLGRLQLHNFKEQLMGQLAMAEESNISFMQMMGKSLLDLGHIESLENIFNRIRNVSATDLQELANDVFDPDKLSMLTYKPTS, encoded by the coding sequence ATGGAGTATGACATTGTGGAGCTCGGAAACGGGATCCGTATTGTGCACAGACAGGTTACACATACTAAGATTGCGCATTGTGGTTTTATCTTGGACGTAGGAAGCCGGGATGAATTAGAAGGGGAAGAAGGCCTTGCCCACTTTTGGGAACACATGGTTTTTAAAGGTACTGTTAAACGCAAAGCTCATCATATTATAAACAGGTTGGAAATTGTTGGGGGCGAATTAAATGCTTATACAACTAAAGAAAAAATCTGTTTCTATGCCTCTGTATTGGACAACCACTATGAAAAAGCCCTTGAGTTATTAAAAGATATAACTTTTGACTCGGTTTTTCCGGCCAAAGAGATAGAAAAGGAAAAAGGGGTGATTTTGGAAGAAATGGCTATGTATCTTGATACACCAGAGGATGCTATTTTGGATGAATATGAAAGTTTACTTTTTGGTGGACATCCTTTAGGGGTAAATATTTTAGGCACGGAAGAGTCCGTCAAGTCTTTTAAGCAAGAGGATTTTCATAAGTTCGTTAAGCGAAACCTTAATACCAATAGGATTATTTTTTCCTCAGTGGGCAATTTTCCTATTTCCAAGGTTAAACGGATGGCGGAGAAGTACCTGAAAGACATCCCTGAATTTTCGGGTGTTCCTCAACGGAAAAAATTTGACCACTATAAACCTGGGCATGTGCAGGTGAACAAACCTTTGGCACAGGCACATTGTATGATCGGCAATATTGCTTATGCCTTGCAGGACGAACGTCGATTGCCTTTTTTTATGCTTATCAATATTCTTGGCGGCCCAGGCATGAACGCCCGATTGAATATGTCTTTGAGGGAAAAGTATGGGTATGTATATAATATTGAGGCCTCATATACCCCCTTTACTGATACAGGCTTTTTTGGAATTTATTTTGGGACAGAGCCCAAGCAACTTCAAAAAAGTATTGACCTTACTCTGAAAGAACTACGAAAAATGCGGGAGAAGCCATTAGGAAGGCTACAGTTGCATAACTTTAAAGAACAACTAATGGGACAGCTAGCCATGGCCGAGGAAAGCAATATCAGTTTTATGCAAATGATGGGTAAGAGCTTGCTTGACCTAGGACATATAGAAAGTTTGGAAAATATCTTCAATAGAATAAGAAATGTGTCCGCTACCGACCTTCAAGAGCTGGCCAATGATGTTTTTGACCCTGATAAGCTTTCCATGCTTACTTACAAACCTACTTCGTAG
- a CDS encoding O-methyltransferase — MLDFEKYIKEHSSGEPEVLQKLSRETYADVLMPNMLSGHVQGRFLSLISHMIQPERILEIGTFTGYSAICMAEGLKAGGKLITIDINEELEDLVRRYVKEANMENQIELVYGRAAEVIPNLDEVFDIVFIDADKAGYSLYFDLVIDKVRKGGFIIADNVLWKGKVLDPEAKDKDTRALASFNDKVQNDQRVDNTIINIRDGLMIIRKK, encoded by the coding sequence ATGCTTGATTTTGAGAAATATATAAAGGAGCATTCTTCAGGAGAACCTGAAGTTCTACAAAAGCTATCACGTGAGACATATGCAGATGTGCTTATGCCTAATATGCTTTCGGGGCATGTACAAGGTAGATTCTTGTCGCTTATATCGCATATGATCCAGCCGGAAAGAATTCTTGAAATTGGGACTTTTACAGGATATTCTGCCATATGTATGGCCGAAGGCTTAAAAGCCGGCGGGAAGCTTATTACCATAGACATCAATGAAGAACTAGAAGATCTGGTTCGGAGGTATGTTAAGGAAGCTAACATGGAAAACCAGATTGAACTGGTTTATGGACGTGCGGCTGAGGTTATTCCCAACCTTGATGAAGTTTTTGATATAGTTTTTATAGATGCAGATAAAGCAGGATATTCTTTATATTTTGATTTGGTTATTGACAAAGTGAGGAAGGGTGGCTTTATAATTGCTGATAATGTATTATGGAAAGGCAAAGTGTTAGATCCTGAAGCAAAGGACAAAGATACCCGGGCATTGGCTTCATTTAACGATAAAGTTCAAAATGATCAAAGGGTGGACAATACAATAATCAATATAAGAGACGGTTTAATGATTATCAGAAAAAAATAG
- a CDS encoding LysM peptidoglycan-binding domain-containing protein: protein MKYILLLTLLVCSFLGYGQEVYIPERMTFANMELTLTSQVRKVLKSEVEAITRNPKYFNIKVERANLYFPIIEKVFKDEDFPDDFKYLALQESSLISDAVSSSNAVGYWQFKKEAAREVGLRIDNEVDERINIVSATRGAARYLRKNNSILDNWIYALLSYNLGPGGVRSHVDNKYVGARKMTIDKNMHWYVVRFLAHKIAYENEVGKAEHPELKLVKYTKGANMSLKEIAKETNVALEDLEMYNKWILKSKVPDDKVYAVILPVKRDPSDLLAYQSDDDVHEDVVIEDPEHQIHQPKERGGFFRRLFSRNPKPENEHQTIVNNLKAIKAKEGESFEQLAERGGVGLIDIIKYNELRKRDEPVPGEYYYLQPKRGKALVIMHTVEKGETIWDVAHKYGIRTRAIRKKNRMDKYEPLKPGRVLWLRNKMPKDAPIQFVDEKKNYPNGQDKQQRAPEGNTYKDAPSYNSQVNKVPEEVEEPYMDEAYEEEIVDYYDDEDGYAQDGSSFVEGSYKYHLVEPGQTVYALSRKYNVPVDSIIVWNELVNTTLKSGQKVIVGKVLDMDDDGPITKVHVAEPGDTIYKISRLYGVSVTEILEWNNKEDFSISVGEKITIKK, encoded by the coding sequence ATGAAATATATTTTACTTCTCACCTTATTAGTTTGCTCCTTTTTAGGCTATGGCCAAGAGGTGTATATTCCTGAGCGAATGACATTTGCTAATATGGAGCTTACGCTGACCAGTCAGGTAAGAAAGGTATTAAAGTCAGAGGTAGAGGCGATCACACGGAATCCGAAGTATTTTAATATTAAAGTTGAGCGGGCAAATTTATATTTTCCGATCATTGAAAAGGTTTTCAAAGACGAAGATTTTCCTGATGATTTCAAATACCTTGCTTTGCAGGAAAGCAGCTTGATTTCTGATGCCGTTTCTTCTTCAAACGCAGTAGGCTATTGGCAATTTAAGAAAGAGGCTGCTCGGGAGGTTGGCCTAAGGATTGACAATGAGGTGGATGAGCGTATTAATATTGTATCTGCTACTAGAGGGGCTGCAAGGTATCTTAGGAAAAACAATTCTATACTCGATAACTGGATTTATGCACTCCTTTCCTATAACCTAGGGCCAGGTGGCGTGAGATCGCATGTGGACAATAAGTATGTGGGGGCGCGGAAAATGACTATTGATAAAAACATGCACTGGTATGTTGTACGTTTTCTTGCGCATAAAATTGCTTATGAAAATGAAGTTGGAAAGGCTGAGCACCCAGAGCTAAAGCTCGTAAAGTATACTAAAGGCGCGAATATGAGCCTTAAGGAAATTGCCAAAGAAACCAATGTTGCTTTGGAAGATTTGGAAATGTACAACAAATGGATTCTGAAGTCTAAAGTTCCTGATGATAAAGTTTATGCAGTAATTTTACCTGTAAAAAGGGATCCTTCAGACCTGCTTGCCTATCAGTCTGATGACGATGTTCATGAAGATGTAGTCATTGAGGATCCGGAGCATCAAATTCACCAACCTAAGGAAAGGGGCGGCTTTTTTCGCAGGCTTTTTTCTCGAAACCCTAAGCCTGAAAATGAGCACCAAACCATTGTCAATAACCTTAAAGCCATCAAAGCCAAAGAAGGGGAGTCTTTTGAACAACTTGCCGAAAGGGGTGGGGTTGGCTTAATAGACATAATAAAATACAATGAATTGAGAAAAAGGGATGAGCCTGTTCCTGGCGAGTACTATTATCTGCAGCCTAAAAGAGGTAAAGCTTTAGTAATAATGCATACTGTAGAGAAGGGGGAAACTATATGGGATGTGGCGCATAAATATGGAATAAGGACCAGGGCTATTAGGAAAAAGAACCGGATGGACAAATATGAGCCGCTTAAGCCTGGTAGGGTGCTGTGGTTAAGAAATAAAATGCCAAAAGATGCCCCTATACAGTTTGTTGATGAAAAGAAGAATTATCCAAATGGACAGGATAAGCAACAGCGTGCACCTGAGGGCAATACCTATAAAGATGCACCATCTTATAATAGTCAGGTCAATAAGGTGCCTGAAGAGGTAGAAGAACCTTATATGGATGAAGCGTATGAAGAAGAAATAGTAGACTACTATGATGACGAAGATGGATATGCACAAGATGGTTCTTCTTTTGTTGAAGGGTCTTATAAATATCATTTAGTTGAGCCTGGCCAAACTGTTTATGCCTTGTCAAGAAAGTATAATGTGCCTGTAGATAGTATTATAGTCTGGAATGAGCTTGTTAATACAACCTTGAAAAGTGGGCAAAAGGTTATTGTCGGTAAGGTACTTGATATGGATGACGATGGCCCTATTACCAAAGTACATGTTGCGGAGCCTGGGGATACTATTTATAAAATTTCACGTTTATATGGTGTCTCTGTAACCGAAATACTTGAGTGGAACAATAAAGAAGATTTTAGTATTTCTGTGGGGGAAAAGATTACAATCAAAAAGTAA
- a CDS encoding PAS domain S-box protein, which translates to MDFLGIRTMLEELIEDVGFPVVVTGKQLQILIANKSAENAFPVLKDLYERPIASLFQGLGIKVENLTQLIDKPELLDIGIENYFIKVSPFHSQDFIGYLIKFKPSVPKVHGKYKKLFENIREGIVIFDETGRIKEANPSACEIYNASADYLSTINVKSLFPHKSSKEADQIWGEFMRTGFLSGLYKFKPIGREKPIYIEFDARTNFIPGLHLGVFSEVTGQKLTEKALKASEANLKAVLNNNNQSLFLLSVHGSIITFNKRADEVFREQRGRGLAIGESVFEGMNAETISYIKPLFDEVVKGNVMQHEFHATWINPDLWIEVYANPVYDAYGNVDKICLTANDISYRKRSEISLKESEARFRSLVQNSSDVILVLEESSQVTYCSESVQNVLGFAEDQILGKKFTSFVHASDKKGLEDIISHTLKTENKIFISEFRFLSNEGHYLYLEATFNNQFNNEFINGIVINVRDVSFKKAQEENLLLLERAIDSSNNGIVITDPNLPDNPIVYANKAFEKITGYRYQEVVGKNCRFLQNKERNQLGLDVLRKAVAEQKQVTVILKNYRKDGTLFWNELSVSPVINRKGELVNFIGVLNDISERKIAEDSLLEITKGVSGKDFYVFLAEHLSVVLDVQSVFIGEYSQSKIRSKVLFRNGEVLTNFVLPVNHSLGLKVLEENSDLYLEGVSDPVPELELPEEDTLYYMGVPLSDSSGKKIGVLEIRNATPFRNLSLAKSLLNIFSVRVSAELERDVYIHALKNSEKKFRILSENSPDLIFIVDLSEKKPLYFNKSTFLGHPVNWFELNKDKYNLIHPSDKERVLKHWSIFVKQEIADSSSIEYRVKNQEGGYEWVDNRHSVINDVEGHHKVILVTLAVNTERKKMEENLRESEARLTALVENTSDMIWSVDKSLNFTTLNSAFRLFLKVHYKKEVSVGDNLNDVFPEGVKREWLAMHFKALRGERFSTEFVSFPGQSNETSYEISYNPISSPGGSVSGISVFARDITLRKSSEKAIIKTNFELDSFVYRASHDLRAPLRSMLGLSNLVKNEEDAGQRNNYLDLINKSIEKLDNFIADLTNYSRNSRLDLSCEEIDFKRIYEECVEELKFMDNMGDVHMEFSQEGTVPFYSDKMRISIIFHNILSNAIKYKNRYISDSFCKVHVKVSEAFADITIKDNGIGIKEDYLSRVFDMFFRASHSSYGSGLGLYITKQVVEKLNGNISVESSQGAGTSFYIRVPNNIANKKEVEQ; encoded by the coding sequence ATGGATTTTTTAGGTATCAGAACCATGCTAGAAGAGCTGATAGAGGATGTTGGCTTTCCTGTAGTTGTTACAGGTAAACAGCTACAGATTCTGATAGCTAATAAATCTGCAGAAAATGCGTTCCCGGTACTAAAAGATTTGTATGAGCGACCAATAGCATCTCTTTTTCAGGGCTTGGGAATAAAGGTGGAAAACCTGACCCAACTTATAGATAAACCTGAACTTCTGGATATTGGGATTGAAAATTACTTTATTAAAGTCAGCCCTTTTCACTCTCAAGACTTTATAGGATATTTAATTAAGTTTAAGCCTTCTGTTCCAAAAGTCCATGGTAAGTACAAAAAGCTGTTTGAGAATATCCGCGAAGGTATTGTAATTTTTGATGAAACTGGAAGGATTAAGGAGGCCAACCCTTCTGCATGTGAAATATATAATGCCTCAGCAGATTATCTTTCTACAATAAATGTTAAAAGCTTATTTCCCCACAAATCATCTAAAGAGGCTGATCAGATATGGGGGGAGTTTATGCGTACGGGCTTTTTAAGTGGCTTGTACAAATTTAAACCTATAGGCAGGGAAAAGCCGATTTATATAGAATTTGACGCTAGAACCAATTTTATTCCTGGTTTACACCTGGGTGTGTTTTCTGAGGTTACCGGGCAGAAACTTACAGAAAAAGCCCTGAAAGCATCTGAAGCTAACCTTAAAGCTGTCCTTAACAATAACAACCAGTCACTGTTTTTACTTTCAGTCCACGGGTCCATTATTACCTTCAACAAAAGGGCTGATGAAGTATTTCGTGAGCAGAGGGGGAGAGGGCTTGCTATAGGGGAATCTGTCTTTGAAGGCATGAACGCTGAAACTATCAGTTATATCAAGCCTTTGTTCGACGAGGTGGTAAAAGGCAATGTTATGCAGCATGAGTTCCATGCCACCTGGATTAATCCTGATCTTTGGATTGAAGTGTATGCCAACCCTGTTTATGATGCCTATGGCAATGTTGACAAAATCTGCTTGACTGCTAATGATATCAGTTACAGGAAACGGTCTGAGATAAGCTTGAAAGAAAGTGAAGCGCGTTTTCGCTCTTTGGTGCAAAACTCCTCCGATGTCATCCTGGTTTTAGAAGAGTCCAGCCAGGTCACATACTGTAGTGAATCTGTGCAGAATGTCCTTGGGTTTGCTGAAGATCAGATCTTGGGCAAAAAGTTTACAAGTTTCGTTCATGCTTCAGATAAAAAAGGGTTGGAGGATATTATTTCCCATACCTTAAAGACTGAAAATAAAATTTTTATTAGTGAGTTTCGCTTTTTGAGCAATGAAGGTCATTATCTTTATCTTGAGGCCACTTTTAATAACCAGTTTAATAATGAATTTATCAATGGCATTGTCATAAATGTTAGAGATGTCTCTTTTAAAAAAGCGCAAGAAGAGAATTTGCTATTGCTGGAACGGGCTATAGATAGTAGTAACAATGGTATTGTTATAACTGACCCCAATCTGCCAGACAATCCCATTGTTTATGCCAATAAGGCTTTTGAAAAAATCACTGGGTACAGATATCAAGAGGTTGTAGGTAAAAACTGCCGCTTCCTTCAAAATAAAGAACGGAACCAGTTGGGGTTAGATGTTTTGCGTAAGGCTGTTGCTGAGCAAAAGCAGGTTACGGTCATATTGAAGAACTATCGTAAAGATGGGACACTTTTTTGGAATGAACTGAGCGTATCGCCAGTAATCAATAGGAAGGGCGAGCTGGTTAATTTTATTGGAGTGCTGAATGATATTAGTGAAAGAAAAATAGCCGAAGACTCTTTGCTTGAAATTACAAAAGGTGTTTCAGGAAAAGATTTTTATGTTTTCTTGGCCGAACATTTGTCTGTAGTTCTTGATGTTCAGTCTGTTTTTATTGGCGAGTATTCCCAAAGTAAAATCCGTTCCAAGGTGTTGTTTCGCAATGGGGAAGTCCTTACAAATTTTGTACTGCCAGTAAACCACTCTTTGGGGCTCAAAGTACTCGAAGAGAACAGTGACTTATATTTGGAAGGAGTATCCGATCCGGTTCCGGAGTTAGAATTGCCTGAAGAAGATACCTTATATTATATGGGGGTTCCCTTGTCTGATTCGTCGGGTAAAAAAATCGGGGTATTGGAAATTCGGAATGCTACTCCATTTAGAAATTTATCTTTAGCAAAAAGCCTTTTAAATATCTTCTCAGTACGCGTTTCTGCTGAACTCGAAAGGGATGTATATATACATGCCTTGAAAAACAGCGAAAAAAAGTTCAGGATATTATCAGAAAATTCCCCTGACCTTATTTTTATAGTAGACCTGTCCGAGAAGAAACCGCTTTATTTTAATAAGAGTACTTTTCTCGGGCATCCAGTCAACTGGTTTGAACTTAATAAAGACAAATATAACCTGATACATCCTTCTGATAAAGAAAGAGTCCTGAAGCATTGGAGCATTTTTGTGAAACAGGAGATCGCTGACAGTTCTTCTATCGAATATAGAGTCAAAAATCAAGAAGGTGGCTATGAATGGGTCGATAACCGACATTCTGTTATTAATGATGTAGAGGGACACCACAAAGTTATTTTGGTTACATTGGCTGTCAATACAGAACGTAAGAAAATGGAGGAGAACCTCCGAGAGAGCGAAGCCCGGTTAACGGCTTTGGTAGAGAATACCTCTGACATGATATGGTCTGTTGATAAAAGCTTGAACTTTACCACATTGAACTCGGCTTTCCGTTTGTTTTTGAAGGTGCATTATAAGAAAGAGGTAAGCGTCGGCGATAACCTCAATGATGTTTTCCCGGAAGGTGTGAAAAGGGAGTGGCTAGCCATGCATTTTAAAGCATTAAGAGGAGAGCGGTTCTCTACGGAGTTTGTGAGTTTTCCTGGACAAAGCAATGAAACCTCTTATGAAATTTCATACAACCCTATCTCAAGCCCAGGGGGAAGTGTGTCAGGGATCAGTGTTTTTGCTAGAGATATAACATTAAGGAAGTCTTCTGAAAAAGCTATTATTAAAACCAATTTTGAACTCGATAGTTTTGTTTACCGTGCATCTCACGATCTTAGGGCGCCTTTGCGTTCGATGCTGGGGTTGTCCAATTTGGTGAAGAATGAGGAGGATGCAGGGCAAAGAAACAACTACTTGGACCTCATTAATAAAAGCATAGAAAAATTAGATAATTTTATTGCAGACCTTACAAACTATTCCCGCAATAGTCGTCTGGATCTTTCATGTGAAGAAATTGATTTTAAAAGAATTTATGAGGAGTGTGTAGAAGAACTAAAGTTTATGGACAATATGGGAGATGTGCATATGGAGTTCTCTCAAGAGGGAACAGTTCCTTTTTATTCTGATAAAATGCGTATTTCCATTATTTTTCATAATATTTTATCTAATGCTATTAAATATAAAAACCGGTATATATCGGATTCATTTTGTAAAGTACATGTAAAAGTGTCCGAAGCTTTTGCAGATATTACTATAAAAGACAATGGTATAGGTATTAAAGAAGATTACTTGTCCCGGGTTTTTGATATGTTTTTTAGGGCCTCGCACAGCTCTTATGGCTCAGGGCTTGGCTTGTATATCACAAAACAAGTAGTGGAAAAACTAAATGGAAATATATCCGTAGAGTCTTCTCAAGGGGCAGGAACTAGCTTTTACATTAGGGTTCCTAACAATATAGCCAACAAGAAGGAAGTGGAACAGTAG